In Panacibacter ginsenosidivorans, the following proteins share a genomic window:
- a CDS encoding glutaminyl-peptide cyclotransferase: MRKFLFAVIVLYTLQACNGSDGPADSGTEDNANPSPPLISYNIVRVYPHDTSSYTEGLIWQNNALYESAGSYNESRLFRTNLETAKADKSVKLANEYFGEGIAILNNKIYQLTYKEDKVFVYDLNTFQKIKELQWPHEGWGMTTNGKELIISTGSSNIYYVNPENFKIIRMIGVTDNYGPVSNINELEYVNGILYANKYLTNDILKIDPESGKVLGRMDLSGLLAKSGYKYDPAMYEGNTDNVLNGIAYDSAKNSFYVTGKKWPALFEIKLN, from the coding sequence ATGCGTAAATTTTTGTTTGCTGTTATAGTCTTATACACACTGCAAGCCTGCAATGGTAGTGATGGACCTGCAGATTCAGGCACTGAGGATAACGCCAACCCTTCACCACCACTTATCAGTTACAATATTGTAAGAGTGTACCCGCATGATACAAGTTCCTATACAGAAGGATTGATCTGGCAAAACAATGCATTGTACGAAAGTGCCGGCAGTTACAATGAAAGCAGGTTGTTTAGGACAAATCTCGAAACTGCCAAAGCAGATAAATCTGTAAAGCTTGCCAATGAATATTTTGGCGAAGGCATTGCAATTCTCAATAACAAAATTTATCAGCTTACCTATAAAGAAGATAAGGTTTTTGTGTACGACCTTAATACATTTCAAAAGATAAAAGAACTGCAATGGCCGCATGAAGGTTGGGGAATGACAACGAATGGTAAAGAACTTATTATAAGTACCGGCAGCAGTAATATCTATTATGTAAATCCGGAAAATTTTAAGATCATAAGAATGATTGGTGTTACAGATAATTATGGGCCTGTAAGCAACATCAATGAGCTTGAATATGTAAATGGTATTCTTTACGCCAATAAATATTTAACCAACGATATCTTAAAGATCGACCCTGAATCAGGAAAGGTTTTGGGGAGAATGGATCTTTCTGGCTTGCTTGCAAAAAGCGGCTATAAATATGATCCCGCCATGTACGAAGGCAATACAGACAATGTACTTAATGGCATAGCTTACGATTCTGCAAAAAACAGTTTTTATGTAACCGGAAAAAAATGGCCTGCTCTTTTTGAAATAAAGTTGAATTAA
- a CDS encoding T9SS type A sorting domain-containing protein — MRKIYTAVVITLFVSMFCTVANAQRKLVKRFENTRIKTHLPVNSIVAGTTSDCDTIDYPIAPNWTEGAYYYTNDPNDGFLNGTNVDDDKQKGNVYDLSATANGYITGMMVDFLLANTASAANQSKLIYFRVYGDNGGLPGTLLGSAQIPFSQAIADYNAVSYTFVSFPSAIALPTSKKIYVFVDLTSLTWPTDSLIIASTVLDEFGVGEDIPGKAWEQWNDNTWISYANDYAADITYWTFPIVSTSSTGCSALPVKLLSFNAQRNNKDVTLNWQIADEYNMQGYEVQRADNNGVFNTVINIAAANNAKNQSYSVTDKNAFTSASTVQYRLKQIDGDGTVKYSRVIAVKANAIISDITFANPFNGALKLQLNLATAQNISVQLFDMQGKPVVSQLNKMYNASSNSIVLDGTSSLKPGIYILKINAGSEQIQYKIVKQ, encoded by the coding sequence ATGAGAAAAATTTACACTGCTGTAGTTATTACACTTTTTGTAAGCATGTTTTGCACAGTTGCCAATGCGCAAAGAAAACTTGTAAAACGTTTCGAAAATACCAGGATAAAAACACACTTACCCGTTAATTCAATTGTTGCAGGCACTACCTCTGATTGTGATACTATTGATTATCCTATAGCTCCCAACTGGACTGAAGGCGCATATTATTATACCAATGACCCAAATGATGGATTTTTGAATGGCACAAATGTGGATGATGACAAACAAAAAGGAAATGTCTACGATCTTTCCGCCACAGCCAATGGCTACATAACAGGCATGATGGTAGATTTTTTGCTCGCAAATACGGCAAGTGCTGCCAACCAATCTAAGCTTATTTATTTTAGAGTATACGGTGATAATGGTGGACTGCCCGGTACACTATTAGGTTCAGCTCAAATACCTTTTTCGCAAGCAATTGCAGATTATAATGCGGTTTCGTACACATTTGTATCTTTTCCCTCTGCAATAGCTTTACCGACCTCAAAAAAGATATATGTTTTTGTTGACCTGACCAGCCTGACATGGCCTACTGACTCTTTAATAATTGCAAGTACTGTATTAGATGAATTTGGCGTTGGTGAAGATATCCCCGGCAAAGCATGGGAACAATGGAATGATAATACCTGGATCTCTTATGCAAATGACTATGCAGCCGATATAACTTATTGGACTTTCCCTATCGTAAGCACTTCTTCCACTGGTTGCTCTGCACTTCCTGTAAAACTACTTTCCTTCAATGCTCAACGTAATAATAAAGATGTTACATTGAACTGGCAGATTGCAGATGAATACAACATGCAAGGATATGAAGTGCAAAGAGCAGATAACAATGGTGTATTTAATACTGTTATCAATATAGCAGCAGCAAATAATGCAAAGAACCAATCTTATTCAGTAACAGATAAAAATGCATTCACTTCGGCATCAACTGTTCAGTATAGGCTTAAGCAAATTGATGGTGATGGTACTGTAAAATATTCAAGAGTAATTGCTGTTAAAGCAAATGCAATTATTTCTGATATAACTTTTGCCAATCCTTTCAACGGCGCATTAAAACTGCAGCTTAACCTGGCTACTGCACAAAATATCTCCGTACAGTTATTTGATATGCAGGGCAAACCGGTAGTAAGCCAGTTAAATAAAATGTACAATGCATCATCAAACAGCATTGTACTTGATGGCACATCTTCCTTAAAACCGGGCATATATATACTAAAGATCAATGCAGGCAGCGAGCAGATACAATATAAAATTGTAAAACAATAA
- a CDS encoding DUF4197 domain-containing protein — MKKLFFLFGAATIVLSSQAQIGNDLLKKVTGKSNNKSNLSTDEIANGLKEALNKGVTEGTTRLSAADGFFKDAAIKILMPPDAVKAEKTLRSIGLGQQVDDAILTMNRAAEDAAKSASPIFINAIKQMSIEDAWSILKGGDSAATKYLRTKTTPALTAAFKPVIDQSLEKTGATKYWNTAFTSYNKIAFNKVNPDLSAYVTEKALSGIFYQIALEEMQIRKDPVARTSDLLKKVFAN; from the coding sequence ATGAAAAAACTATTCTTTCTTTTTGGTGCAGCAACGATCGTTTTATCATCACAGGCGCAAATAGGTAATGATCTTCTTAAAAAAGTTACCGGTAAAAGCAATAATAAAAGTAATTTAAGCACAGACGAAATTGCCAATGGCCTCAAAGAAGCGTTGAATAAAGGTGTAACAGAAGGAACTACAAGACTTTCAGCTGCAGATGGTTTCTTTAAAGATGCCGCTATAAAAATATTAATGCCACCAGATGCTGTTAAAGCAGAAAAAACCTTACGCAGCATTGGTCTTGGTCAGCAGGTGGACGACGCTATCCTTACCATGAACCGCGCCGCAGAAGATGCTGCAAAAAGTGCTTCACCAATTTTTATTAATGCCATCAAACAAATGAGTATTGAAGATGCATGGAGTATTTTAAAAGGTGGCGATAGCGCTGCTACAAAATATTTGCGCACAAAAACAACACCCGCACTTACGGCAGCATTCAAGCCAGTTATAGATCAGTCGCTTGAAAAAACAGGCGCTACCAAATACTGGAACACCGCATTTACCAGCTATAATAAAATCGCATTCAACAAGGTTAACCCAGATCTCAGCGCTTACGTAACAGAGAAAGCACTCTCCGGAATTTTTTACCAGATAGCATTGGAAGAAATGCAGATACGCAAAGATCCTGTAGCAAGAACAAGTGATCTTTTGAAAAAAGTATTTGCCAATTAA